A region of Paraburkholderia sp. BL23I1N1 DNA encodes the following proteins:
- a CDS encoding NAD(P)/FAD-dependent oxidoreductase produces MRRFDILIVGAGPAGMSAAIRSARLGMTTILVDEQPAPGGQIWRAVEESVRRGVHQGLGAAYSAGAAVVQNFRECGAHYLPETRVWQIERTSGLGKPAGSMESIVFLSRADGAESIRARHVLLATGAQERPMPFPGWTLPGVMTVGAAQILHKNAHQIPDQPVWIAGSGPLPLLYMTQLLDAGGRIAGWLDTTPRGALRRGIPTLRGAVDGWHDLLKGLLWSARLRGKGFPIVRNVSSLRALGIGRLEQIVYRTENGLSGDVAADILLVHEGVVPSIHFTQAMGCSHRWNEAQLCFEPEVDTWGETSMTGLFVAGDGAGIGGAKAACTRGELAAIGVALSSGVLSAGRASELAAPLRRRLAHELAMRPLLDSIYRPRTEIFTPPDETIVCRCEEVTAGDVRLAAELGQPGPNQLKAFTRAGMGPCQGRQCGYTVANLLASAQCRSVAAVGFQRVRPPLKPITLAELSAFEESS; encoded by the coding sequence ATGCGAAGGTTCGATATTCTGATTGTAGGTGCAGGACCTGCCGGCATGAGTGCCGCAATACGTTCTGCTCGTCTTGGAATGACCACGATCCTCGTGGACGAACAGCCTGCACCGGGCGGTCAGATATGGCGCGCCGTCGAAGAAAGCGTCCGGCGAGGTGTTCATCAAGGGTTAGGCGCTGCGTACAGCGCAGGCGCGGCGGTGGTGCAGAACTTTCGCGAATGCGGTGCGCACTACCTGCCGGAGACGCGTGTATGGCAGATCGAGCGAACGTCTGGCCTAGGAAAACCGGCCGGTTCCATGGAATCGATCGTCTTTTTGAGCCGCGCGGATGGAGCTGAAAGTATTCGCGCTCGCCATGTGTTGCTAGCGACGGGCGCACAGGAACGGCCCATGCCTTTCCCAGGTTGGACGCTTCCGGGTGTGATGACAGTCGGCGCCGCGCAGATTCTGCATAAAAACGCTCACCAGATACCCGATCAACCCGTCTGGATAGCCGGTAGTGGGCCATTGCCACTGCTTTACATGACGCAGCTGCTCGACGCCGGCGGTAGGATTGCAGGTTGGCTTGACACGACTCCCCGCGGCGCCCTGCGTCGGGGCATTCCGACTCTACGTGGCGCAGTTGACGGCTGGCATGATCTCCTTAAAGGGCTACTGTGGTCGGCAAGACTGCGCGGGAAGGGGTTCCCCATTGTTCGAAACGTCAGTAGCCTTCGCGCTTTGGGTATCGGCCGTCTTGAACAGATTGTCTATCGCACCGAGAATGGGTTGTCGGGCGATGTGGCTGCCGACATTCTTCTGGTTCATGAAGGCGTGGTGCCGTCTATCCACTTCACTCAGGCGATGGGATGCAGCCATCGATGGAACGAAGCACAACTTTGCTTTGAGCCCGAAGTCGATACATGGGGTGAAACCAGCATGACTGGTCTCTTTGTCGCAGGCGACGGCGCTGGAATCGGCGGCGCAAAAGCTGCGTGCACACGCGGTGAACTTGCTGCTATAGGCGTCGCGCTTTCCTCGGGCGTACTCTCAGCCGGGCGCGCAAGCGAGCTTGCAGCGCCGCTGCGTCGGCGGCTCGCACATGAGCTGGCGATGCGGCCTCTGCTTGATTCGATCTATCGGCCGCGTACGGAGATTTTCACGCCGCCCGATGAGACGATTGTCTGTCGCTGTGAAGAGGTAACGGCTGGCGATGTGCGGCTGGCTGCGGAACTCGGCCAGCCGGGGCCGAACCAGCTAAAGGCGTTCACGCGCGCGGGTATGGGCCCGTGTCAGGGTCGTCAATGCGGCTACACCGTTGCTAATTTGCTTGCGTCTGCACAATGTCGCTCTGTTGCTGCGGTTGGTTTCCAACGCGTGCGGCCGCCACTAAAGCCGATAACGCTCGCGGAGCTCAGTGCATTTGAAGAGTCGTCATGA
- a CDS encoding LysR substrate-binding domain-containing protein, with protein MKRQLQLRQIEAFKALIEQGTVSRAAEVLHVTQPAVSKLLVHLEEETGLELFERVKGRLAATAQGMRLYGEVDRVFAGLRQIEEAIAIIQRKEMSHFAIGVLPELSGSFIRRATMMFLSRCPDVRPTIHMRASNIVSDRVATRQMDVGFTTSLMSSPNSVVTPIMESPLVCIMPKGHPLSRREFVSPEHVEGIPFIGYAADNRTTNAFNDAIHSYGVDLNVVLESETTPTLCEFVSAGLGISLVHPLSVIDMQGRLDIRRFKPDIPEYFHFCHARSAKNIELVQEYERCAKKIAEEAWAEIFGESAAKQS; from the coding sequence ATGAAAAGACAACTTCAACTACGGCAGATAGAGGCATTTAAAGCTCTCATCGAGCAAGGCACGGTGAGTCGAGCAGCCGAGGTTCTTCACGTGACCCAACCTGCCGTGAGCAAGCTGCTAGTCCACCTTGAGGAGGAGACCGGTCTTGAATTGTTCGAACGAGTCAAAGGCCGACTTGCTGCGACGGCGCAAGGCATGCGCTTGTATGGCGAGGTCGATCGAGTGTTTGCGGGCCTGAGACAGATTGAAGAGGCGATCGCCATCATCCAGCGGAAGGAGATGAGTCACTTTGCTATCGGAGTGCTTCCGGAATTATCCGGATCATTCATCAGGCGAGCGACGATGATGTTCCTCTCTCGGTGTCCAGACGTTCGTCCGACGATCCATATGCGAGCGTCCAACATTGTGTCGGACCGCGTCGCCACGCGTCAGATGGATGTTGGATTCACAACGAGCTTGATGAGTAGCCCAAATTCGGTGGTGACTCCTATTATGGAGAGCCCGTTAGTTTGCATCATGCCGAAAGGGCACCCCCTGAGCAGACGCGAATTCGTCAGCCCGGAGCACGTCGAGGGAATCCCTTTCATCGGATATGCGGCTGATAACCGGACGACCAATGCTTTCAATGACGCTATCCACTCTTACGGGGTCGATCTCAACGTCGTGCTGGAAAGCGAGACCACGCCGACTCTGTGTGAATTCGTCTCGGCCGGACTCGGGATTTCATTGGTACACCCGCTATCTGTCATCGACATGCAAGGTCGTTTAGATATAAGGCGATTCAAGCCCGATATTCCTGAGTATTTTCATTTCTGTCATGCGAGGTCGGCGAAAAACATCGAGCTTGTGCAGGAATATGAACGATGCGCCAAAAAGATTGCAGAAGAGGCGTGGGCGGAGATATTTGGCGAGTCGGCCGCAAAGCAATCCTAG
- a CDS encoding FAD-binding oxidoreductase, giving the protein MIRENHDVVIVGGGVVGCALAHGMLGRGRRALVLDGGDCDPRASKANFGLVGAYGKGYGAPRYQQLSRESVALWSVFATALHDETGTDVEYENDGCLRFCLSEADFEEEAEFLASWNAQSQKIDPCSRMIDRSVLEKLLPGTRLGREVVGAGIGVGDGHCNPLNLLRALQQAIGLRGGTLAGNHTVSKIEPCHDGSFRVHVQTPTGPRCFETGQLIIAAGLGSTALGAMVALDVPLRPQRGQLLVTERLDPILRLPASGIRQTRDGTVMIGVSHEEVGMDLGTTTFTAARMAKRALRILPDLAMARLVRHWACLRIITPDEHPVYAQSSTYPGAWIALCHSGITLAAVHAGPVADALARNVLPENFEFFHHRRFDVSQVI; this is encoded by the coding sequence TTGATACGCGAAAACCATGACGTCGTCATAGTCGGCGGCGGTGTTGTCGGCTGCGCATTGGCGCACGGGATGCTGGGGCGAGGGAGGCGTGCGCTTGTGCTCGACGGGGGTGATTGCGACCCGCGCGCGTCGAAAGCGAATTTCGGTCTTGTCGGCGCGTACGGGAAGGGATATGGCGCGCCCCGCTACCAGCAGCTGTCACGCGAGAGCGTCGCACTTTGGTCCGTTTTCGCAACAGCGCTGCACGATGAAACTGGCACTGATGTCGAGTATGAAAACGATGGATGCTTGCGCTTTTGCCTAAGCGAAGCGGATTTTGAAGAGGAAGCCGAATTCCTCGCGAGCTGGAATGCGCAAAGCCAGAAAATCGACCCGTGTTCGCGCATGATCGATCGTTCTGTACTAGAAAAGCTGCTGCCAGGTACACGGCTCGGGCGGGAAGTGGTGGGGGCTGGAATTGGCGTTGGCGATGGCCATTGCAATCCGCTTAATCTGTTGCGGGCGCTGCAGCAAGCCATTGGGTTACGCGGCGGCACTCTAGCTGGCAATCACACGGTGTCGAAGATTGAGCCATGTCATGACGGTAGTTTTCGTGTTCATGTGCAAACCCCGACAGGTCCGCGTTGTTTCGAAACGGGACAGTTGATCATTGCGGCCGGGCTTGGTTCCACAGCCCTGGGGGCAATGGTGGCGCTCGACGTACCGTTGCGTCCCCAGCGTGGCCAGTTGCTGGTAACTGAACGGCTCGACCCAATTCTGCGCCTCCCCGCTAGCGGCATTCGCCAGACTCGCGACGGTACAGTAATGATAGGCGTAAGTCATGAGGAAGTCGGTATGGATCTCGGTACCACTACCTTCACCGCTGCCAGGATGGCAAAGCGCGCCCTACGGATTTTACCGGACCTTGCTATGGCTCGCCTTGTCAGGCATTGGGCATGTCTGCGCATCATCACCCCGGACGAGCATCCTGTGTACGCACAATCTTCAACGTATCCTGGTGCTTGGATCGCGCTCTGTCATTCCGGCATCACCCTCGCGGCGGTTCATGCTGGACCAGTTGCGGATGCTCTCGCGCGCAACGTACTGCCAGAAAACTTCGAGTTCTTCCATCATAGGCGCTTTGATGTTTCGCAAGTTATCTAG
- a CDS encoding TetR/AcrR family transcriptional regulator: MSKRIPGSGSLSRAKTPEDKAQVRRAFINAGRRLLAQEHPSQVSLRRIAAEAGYSPASIYQYFNDHRALFVAVRENDLTAAAEYFEKVASGATDPIERVRQVAIRSVDYWLSRPEQFDFLFSMVGKSPGTAEDGDMRFGESPVVLRALNVYYHAVDALFDTLAEPPLPNRLAGDTLIAAIYGVVLVPRTTPTKRWSDTYKMVELTVNAIIDSWLASGVHNGNAEVRSPAKRKPR, encoded by the coding sequence TTGAGCAAACGTATCCCTGGAAGCGGCAGCCTGAGTCGCGCAAAGACACCCGAAGACAAGGCACAGGTCAGGCGGGCATTCATCAACGCCGGCCGCCGCCTTCTGGCGCAAGAGCACCCATCCCAAGTTTCGCTTCGACGCATAGCGGCCGAGGCCGGCTATTCGCCGGCGTCCATTTACCAGTACTTCAACGATCACCGGGCGCTCTTCGTAGCCGTTCGTGAAAACGATCTGACTGCTGCTGCCGAGTATTTCGAGAAGGTTGCATCGGGCGCGACGGATCCGATCGAGCGCGTGCGCCAGGTGGCGATACGGTCGGTCGACTATTGGCTCAGCCGCCCCGAACAGTTCGACTTCCTTTTTTCCATGGTGGGAAAAAGTCCTGGCACAGCGGAAGATGGCGACATGCGCTTCGGAGAATCGCCCGTCGTATTGCGCGCACTCAACGTGTATTACCACGCCGTGGACGCGCTATTCGATACGCTCGCGGAGCCACCATTGCCTAATCGGCTTGCGGGGGACACGCTGATCGCCGCAATCTATGGGGTAGTACTCGTGCCTCGCACAACCCCGACGAAGCGTTGGTCCGACACCTACAAGATGGTCGAATTAACCGTCAACGCGATCATCGACAGTTGGCTGGCCAGCGGCGTCCATAACGGTAACGCCGAAGTCAGGAGCCCGGCGAAACGCAAGCCGCGCTAG
- a CDS encoding (2Fe-2S)-binding protein, with translation MFRKLSSPAEDAVVMVSIDGRRVTAERGESVAAVLVREDNPVARTTPRSGSPRGPFCMMGVCFECLAVVDGVASTQTCLTIVRDGMRIQRQHGRRNLSVAVAESDDGSGDLPGGEVHL, from the coding sequence ATGTTTCGCAAGTTATCTAGTCCCGCCGAGGACGCCGTGGTCATGGTATCGATCGACGGCAGGCGTGTGACTGCCGAGCGAGGCGAATCCGTGGCGGCAGTCCTCGTGCGCGAGGACAACCCCGTCGCTCGCACCACGCCGCGAAGCGGCAGTCCACGCGGACCTTTTTGCATGATGGGTGTGTGCTTCGAATGCCTTGCTGTCGTCGATGGTGTAGCGTCCACGCAGACCTGTCTGACGATCGTGCGCGACGGGATGCGCATCCAACGCCAACACGGTCGCCGCAATCTCAGTGTGGCGGTCGCTGAGTCAGACGACGGTAGTGGCGATCTTCCTGGTGGCGAGGTGCATTTGTGA
- a CDS encoding enoyl-CoA hydratase-related protein, giving the protein MTNSQYSELEHSTSPAVAALPLETILYEKRDGIAYVTLNRPKALNALNKRALADLRTAFEDARDDSEVQGIILTGAGDRSFIAGADISEFVDISTIEAEQSSRNGQGVLDLIETLGKPVIAAVNGLALGGGCETAMACTIRLATENAKFGQPEVKLGLIPGFGGTQRLPRLVGKGLALQLILTGAMIDAQEAYRIGLVNEIVSSANLISRAEAILRQIAANAPIAIKFAIEAVNSGMNASQSEGLRIESSLFAICAATEDKTEGTLAFLEKRSPRFQGK; this is encoded by the coding sequence GTGACAAATAGCCAATACTCCGAACTGGAGCATTCCACAAGCCCCGCAGTTGCTGCATTGCCTCTCGAGACGATCCTCTACGAAAAGAGAGACGGCATCGCTTATGTGACGCTCAACCGGCCAAAGGCGCTCAACGCTCTCAACAAGCGAGCTCTCGCCGATCTGCGAACGGCGTTCGAGGACGCTCGGGATGATTCCGAGGTGCAGGGTATCATCCTGACCGGCGCGGGCGATAGATCGTTCATCGCTGGCGCGGATATCAGCGAGTTCGTCGATATCTCCACAATAGAGGCGGAACAGTCGTCCCGGAACGGACAAGGCGTTCTAGATCTCATCGAGACACTTGGCAAGCCGGTCATTGCAGCCGTCAACGGGCTAGCTCTCGGCGGCGGTTGCGAAACGGCAATGGCATGCACGATCCGGCTGGCGACAGAGAACGCGAAGTTTGGCCAACCCGAAGTCAAGTTGGGACTCATTCCCGGCTTTGGAGGAACACAACGCCTTCCACGGTTGGTCGGAAAGGGCCTGGCCCTGCAACTGATCCTCACAGGCGCCATGATCGACGCGCAAGAGGCCTATCGGATCGGGTTAGTCAACGAGATCGTTTCCAGTGCGAATCTCATCTCCCGTGCCGAAGCGATCCTTAGGCAGATCGCGGCTAATGCGCCGATCGCCATCAAATTCGCCATCGAGGCAGTGAACTCCGGAATGAACGCGAGCCAATCGGAAGGCTTGCGCATTGAGAGTTCATTGTTCGCGATATGCGCTGCGACCGAAGACAAGACGGAAGGAACCTTGGCCTTCCTGGAGAAGCGCTCGCCCAGGTTCCAAGGGAAATGA